From a single Porites lutea chromosome 10, jaPorLute2.1, whole genome shotgun sequence genomic region:
- the LOC140950885 gene encoding melanocortin receptor 3-like, which yields MAGKFCKARLDGLSTLFHLHESSMLILCILSLVFAVVAAVGNLLVIRALWKASSIPVNLKKLFFSLAFSDLAVGMFVQPMFGVILAMMLRKASTGNYNFVSFCPNILTVCYYFMFLLACASFLHITAIALDRLLAILLHLRYLGLITEKRVLKGLVSIWATSAVIASIFIALPEDNNLVQAAVDFAGLLLTSVAYVRIYKIVKYHQNQIQCIQIQLQNTQTTELLRQKKSAFNALFVYVVFLICYLPLIFTVVLDTLTSVSPIPVLMAHNFTEFLVLLNSSLNPVILCWRYREIRQIVTSIVMKKLRMNILPTKGENSSRRGIDVTPTAS from the coding sequence ATGGCGGGCAAGTTCTGCAAAGCCAGGCTGGATGGATTATCGACCCTATTTCACCTTCACGAATCTTCTATGCTGATTTTGTGCATTCTAAGTTTGGTATTTGCTGTCGTTGCGGCTGTTGGAAACCTACTAGTTATTCGAGCCTTGTGGAAAGCCTCCTCAATTCCCGTCAATTTAAAGAAGTTATTTTTCAGTCTTGCTTTCTCTGATCTTGCTGTTGGAATGTTTGTGCAACCTATGTTTGGTGTTATCTTGGCGATGATGTTGAGAAAGGCATCGACAGGAAACTACAACTTTGTTTCATTCTGTCCCAACATTTTAACTGTATGCTACTATTTCATGTTTCTTCTCGCTTGTGCGTCGTTTTTGCATATTACTGCCATTGCACTGGATAGACTTCTTGCTATTTTGCTCCATCTTCGGTATCTAGGACTTATCACTGAAAAACGTGTTTTAAAAGGTTTGGTGTCCATATGGGCAACTAGCGCTGTAATTGCTTCCATATTTATTGCCCTTCCCGAAGACAATAACTTGGTACAAGCGGCTGTTGACTTTGCTGGCCTTCTCTTGACATCGGTGGCATATGTCCGTATCTACAAAATAGTCAAATATCATCAGAATCAAATTCAATGTATCCAAATCCAGCTGCAAAATACCCAGACAACAGAGCTGCTCCGACAAAAGAAATCCGCCTTTAACGCTTTGTTCGTCTATGTTGTTTTCCTAATTTGCTATCTTCCTCTCATTTTTACTGTAGTACTGGACACATTAACAAGCGTATCTCCAATCCCCGTTTTGATGGCTCATAATTTTACAGAGTTTTTAGTTCTCCTAAATTCTTCTTTAAATCCTGTTATCCTCTGCTGGCGATATCGAGAAATTCGGCAGATTGTGACCAGTATTGTAATGAAAAAGTTGCGAATGAATATACTGCCAACAAAGGGGGAGAATTCATCAAGAAGAGGAATCGACGTGACTCCCACAGCATCCTAG
- the LOC140950886 gene encoding adenosine receptor A2a-like, with protein MAGKFCKARLDGLSPLFHLYESSMLILCIISLVFAVVAAVGNLLVIRALWKASSIPVNLKKLFFSLALSDLAVGMFVQPMFGVIVAMMLINASTGNYNFVPFCPNILTVCYYFMFLLACASFLHITAIALDRLLAVSLHLRYLELITEKRVLKGLVSIWATSAVIASIFIALPENNNLVQAIVDIAGLLLTSVAYVRIYKIVKYHQKQIQCIQMQLQNTQTTELLRQKKSAFNAFFVYVVFVICYLPLIFSAILNTTNVSSIPVLMAHNFTEFLVLLNSSLNPFILCWRYREIRQIVTSVVMKKLRMKIQPTKRENSSRRGIDVTPTASKIQ; from the coding sequence ATGGCGGGCAAGTTTTGCAAAGCCAGGCTGGATGGATTATCGCCCCTATTTCACCTTTACGAATCTTCCATGCTAATTTTGTGCATTATAAGCTTGGTATTTGCTGTCGTTGCGGCTGTTGGAAACCTACTAGTTATTCGAGCCTTGTGGAAAGCCTCCTCAATTCCCGTCAATTTAAAGAAGTTATTTTTCAGTCTTGCTTTGTCTGATCTTGCTGTTGGAATGTTTGTGCAACCTATGTTTGGTGTTATCGTGGCGATGATGTTGATAAATGCATCGACAGGAAACTACAACTTTGTTCCATTCTGTCCCAACATTTTAACTGTATGCTACTATTTCATGTTTCTTCTCGCTTGTGCGTCGTTTTTGCATATTACTGCCATTGCACTGGATAGACTTCTTGCTGTTTCTCTTCATCTTCGGTATCTAGAACTTATCACTGAAAAACGTGTTTTAAAAGGTTTGGTGTCCATATGGGCAACTAGCGCTGTAATTGCTTCCATATTTATTGCCCttccagaaaacaataacttggTACAAGCGATTGTTGACATTGCTGGCCTTCTCTTGACGTCGGTGGCATATGTCCGCATCTACAAAATAGTCAAATATCATCAGAAGCAAATTCAATGTATCCAAATGCAGCTGCAAAATACCCAGACAACAGAGCTGCTCCGACAAAAGAAATCTGCCTTCAACGCTTTCTTCGTCTATGTTGTTTTCGTAATTTGCTATCTTCCTCTTATTTTTTCTGCAATACTGAACACAACAAACGTATCTTCAATTCCCGTTTTGATGGCTCATAATTTTACAGAGTTTTTAGTTCTCCTAAATTCTTCTTTAAATCCTTTTATCCTCTGCTGGCGATATCGAGAAATTCGGCAGATTGTGACCAGTGTTGTAATGAAAAAGTTGCGAATGAAGATACAGCCAACAAAGAGGGAGAATTCATCAAGAAGAGGAATCGACGTGACCCCCACAGCATCCAAGATCCAGTAA
- the LOC140950620 gene encoding coiled-coil domain-containing protein 63-like, which translates to MPGLRDEDKVDPIEAQLEAQMEMSNLQRQYRCMRNDRKTYTEETENTVRKQNKTIDALLKDNEELEAMILVAKSRQNEMFDQGNVEKIVELLDREKQVREEIKQEKDAVACVEEQVANMRETINKQCKKMGGGKDVYHKKHVANIKLTRVLENRLDEMTKKFNDVLTNNLHLREHISHIEGQKVRFLDLSKRLQTEISEGKREIDRISEIATSHFNARDEAQHRMASLRERAERDLAMYNAEIKDVMRVLKHDRKLRDFMTTKTEDRSSIVEQELIARTLKKMEIQFSGLIQEATKYEVIFDQIKEATGIENTDTLVDSFIEKEDKNFALFNYVNNMNTEIECLQDGIKYLKDEIELIKKEGVENDVRRKEILQELEEKMVKVTEESTSVKKEYKVTRRLLELLKPKIEGVFNSIKCDRTAITSLLGGGVTVDDNNMLQYLGIIEQKCNEFLQTKALEKVKEAIEEARETPIDGLQGAGPQPAHANLSIAPPSIEEEGEQSWCANDAKPLTVEEVQALIVQGNLRGGNLKATGAAKCQGKRKRP; encoded by the coding sequence ATGCCCGGTCTTAGAGACGAAGATAAAGTGGATCCTATTGAAGCCCAGCTTGAAGCCCAAATGGAGATGTCCAATCTTCAGAGGCAGTACCGATGCATGCGCAATGACAGAAAAACTTACActgaagaaactgaaaacacagtgcggaaacaaaacaaaaccattgATGCTCTCTTAAAAGACAACGAAGAACTAGAGGCGATGATTCTGGTTGCAAAAAGCCGCCAAAATGAGATGTTTGATCAAGGAAACGTCGAAAAGATCGTGGAACTGCTCGATAGGGAAAAACAAGTGCGAGAAgaaatcaaacaagaaaaagacGCTGTTGCGTGCGTTGAGGAGCAAGTCGCTAACATGAGGGAAACGATTAACAAACAGTGTAAGAAGATGGGAGGAGGCAAGGATGTTTACCACAAGAAACATGTCGCGAATATCAAGCTTACGCGAGTCTTGGAAAACAGGCTTGATGAAATGACCAAAAAATTTAACGATGTCTTGACCAATAATTTACATCTCCGGGAACACATAAGCCATATTGAAGGACAGAAAGTAAGGTTTCTTGATCTTTCCAAGCGTCTGCAAACAGAAATTTCAGAAGGAAAGAGAGAAATCGATCGTATCTCAGAAATAGCGACCTCGCATTTCAACGCTAGAGATGAGGCGCAGCATAGAATGGCTTCTTTACGCGAGAGGGCGGAACGAGACCTGGCTATGTACAATGCAGAAATCAAGGATGTCATGCGCGTTCTCAAGCATGATCGGAAACTCCGAGACTTCATGACGACAAAAACCGAAGATCGCTCGTCAATTGTTGAACAGGAGTTGATTGCACGCACGCTTAAGAAGATGGAAATCCAGTTTAGTGGGCTCATACAGGAAGCGACAAAATATGAGGTGATTTTTGACCAGATCAAGGAAGCTACAGGGATCGAGAACACTGACACCTTAGTCGATTCATTTATTgagaaagaagataaaaacttcGCCCTGTTTAATTATGTCAACAACATGAACACTGAAATTGAATGTCTACAAGATGGAATTAAATATCTCAAAGATGAAATCGAACTGATAAAGAAAGAGGGCGTTGAGAACGATGTGCGCAGAAAGGAAATCCTGCAAGAACTCGAAGAGAAAATGGTCAAGGTTACTGAGGAGTCAACTTCTGTCAAAAAGGAGTACAAGGTAACAAGGCGACTCCTAGAGCTCCTGAAGCCAAAAATCGAGGGTGTTTTCAACTCGATCAAGTGCGATCGCACCGCTATTACCAGTCTTCTCGGAGGCGGTGTGACAGTCGATGATAACAACATGTTACAGTACCTGGGTATTATTGAGCAGAAATGCAACGAGTTCTTGCAAACTAAAGCCCTGGAAAAAGTTAAGGAGGCCATTGAAGAAGCAAGAGAAACACCCATCGATGGACTTCAAGGAGCTGGACCTCAGCCTGCGCATGCGAACCTCTCTATCGCACCGCCATCAATCGAGGAAGAAGGAGAACAGAGCTGGTGCGCAAATGACGCAAAACCGCTGACTGTTGAAGAAGTGCAGGCCTTGATAGTGCAAGGAAATCTGCGGGGTGGTAATTTAAAAGCCACAGGGGCTGCCAAGTGCCAGGGGAAACGAAAACGGCCTTGA
- the LOC140950789 gene encoding neurocalcin-delta A-like — protein MGNRKTKLKKEELDDLLECTHFSKKEIEDWYKGFMKSCPDGSVSCAEFQDMYSDFFEGDASEFANHVFRTFDADKSGFIDFKEFMSSLSITSRGNLEEKLEWAFKIYDVDGDGFVTKSEMEDIIRSVYKMYNNSRLGKKETPQQRTTRIFEKFDANRDGKLTMEEFKSGARSDPFLVLMMQYKSLHTDRKDSDSSVSSDKSSY, from the coding sequence ATGggcaacagaaaaacaaaactgaagaaaGAGGAACTGGATGACCTGTTGGAATGCACTCATTTTTCGAAAAAGGAAATCGAGGACTGGTACAAAGGATTCATGAAAAGCTGTCCAGATGGATCTGTTTCGTGCGCTGAGTTTCAAGACATGTATTCAGATTTTTTCGAAGGTGACGCGTCCGAATTTGCAAACCACGTTTTTCGTACTTTCGACGCGGACAAGAGCGGCTTCATCGACTTCAAAGAGTTTATGTCCTCGCTGTCCATCACCTCACGAGGAAACTTGGAAGAAAAACTGGAATGGGCCTTCAAGATTTACGATGTCGATGGCGATGGGTTCGTTACCAAATCGGAAATGGAAGACATCATAAGATCAGTGTATAAAATGTATAATAACAGCCGTCTTGGAAAGAAGGAAACTCCACAGCAACGCACGActagaatttttgaaaaatttgacgCCAACAGAGATGGTAAACTAACGATGGAGGAGTTTAAGTCTGGAGCAAGAAGTGACCCGTTTTTGGTATTGATGATGCAATACAAGTCACTGCACACTGATCGAAAAGATTCCGATTCTTCCGTGTCCTCTGACAAAAGCAGTTATTAA